The Pseudophryne corroboree isolate aPseCor3 chromosome 2, aPseCor3.hap2, whole genome shotgun sequence genome has a segment encoding these proteins:
- the LOC135004291 gene encoding uncharacterized protein LOC135004291 gives MRLTGDVSGCAATGRVCSPSPGTAIFLFGGHYKASSPGTSIPPQQQQHSDMDDTIMLEMHPVIEGISPPAPVSTPPQQSTPPPQHSPTTPVTLFPDQVFWTIWARQQATNEDCLRRQTQMFASLPSHLRRISRNLSRQNETNTRIANTMEIIRADITHVMGNLQRIMEEQHRQQQSYINILESNQMINESMSRIVDNQNTATGELNATRTNLN, from the exons ATGCGCCTCACGGGTGACGTCAGTGGGTGTGCGGCGACGGGGCGGGTGTGCAGTCCCAGCCCGGGAACCGCTATTTTCTTGTTTGGTGggcactataaag cttctagtcctggtaccagcatccctccgcaacaacagcaacacagtgacatggatgacacaatcatgttagaaatgcatccagtaatcgaaggaatcagcccccctgcacctgtgagtactccaccacagcaaagcacaccacctccccaacacagcccaacaacaccagtaacactattccctgatcaagtgttctggaccatttgggctagacagcaggccactaatgaagattgcctgcgtaggcagacccaaatgtttgcaagcctaccatctcacctcagacgaatcagcagaaatctgagtagacaaaatgaaacaaacacaagaattgcaaataccatggaaatcatacgtgcagacattacacatgtcatgggcaacttacagcgcataatggaagaacagcacagacaacagcaaagctatatcaacattttagaaagcaatcaaatgatcaatgaatccatgtccagaattgtagacaatcaaaatactGCAAcaggtgaactcaatgccacccgcaCTAACCTCAattaa